Proteins co-encoded in one Salarias fasciatus chromosome 4, fSalaFa1.1, whole genome shotgun sequence genomic window:
- the mettl2a gene encoding tRNA N(3)-cytidine methyltransferase METTL2, which produces MKFRPPFRCVKSNMAAPGAADRVEAGCGATEPSHPACGDSKRPQFGTRFLTDPREVFQHNAWDNVEWTDEQEAAAKKKVLENSQPLPPEKQEEYDSRANEYWNDFYTIHENRFFKDRHWLFTEFPELAPQCGLHQEPSADASATELLQEDSADQKQCTQLASLSLSDGEFPGSSATYRILEVGCGVGNTVFPILKTNNDPGLFVYCCDFSSTAVELVKTNPEYDPGRCFAFVHDLSDVEADYPVPDGTLDVVVLIFVLSALHPDKMQASISRLARLLKPGGVMLLRDYGRYDMAQLRFKKGRCLSENFYVRGDGTRVYFFTQDELHELFAGAGLEKVQSLVDRRLQVNRGKQLTMYRVWIQCKYRKAPCLPPDT; this is translated from the exons ATGAAGTTCCGACCCCCCTTCCGCTGCGTCaaatccaacatggcggcgcccGGTGCGGCGGACCGAGTGGAGGCAGGCTGCGGTGCTACGGAACCGTCACACCCGGCCTGTGGAGACTCGAAGAGGCCTCAGTTCGGGACTCGTTTCCTCACGGACCCGCGGGAAGTCTTCCAGCACAACGCCTG GGACAATGTGGAGTGGACGGATGAGCAAGAAGCAGCAGCGAAGAAGAAAGTTTTAGAAAACAGTCAGCCGCTGCCGCCCGAGAAACAAG AGGAGTACGACAGCCGGGCCAACGAGTACTGGAACGACTTTTACACCATCCACGAGAACCGATTCTTCAAAGACCGCCACTGGCTCTTCACCGAATTCCCAGAGCTGGCCCCACAGTGCGGCCTCCACCAGGAACCCAGCGCTGACGCCTCTGCTacagagctgcttcaggaggACAGCGCTGATCAAAAACAATGCACACAACTGGCGAGTTTGTCTTTAAGTGACGGCGAGTTTCCAGGGTCATCTGCCACGTATCGTATTCTGGAG GTCGGCTGCGGTGTGGGGAATACAGTTTTCCCAATACTGAAGACTAACAA TGACCCGGGTCTCTTCGTCTACTGCTGTGATTTCTCCAGCACAGCTGTGGAGCTGGTCAAG ACGAATCCAGAGTACGACCCCGGGCGCTGCTTCGCCTTCGTTCACGACTTGAGCGACGTGGAAGCCGATTACCCCGTCCCTGATGGGACCCTGGACGTCGTGGTCCTCATCTTTGTGCTGTCAGCACTGCATCCAGACAA GATGCAGGCGTCCATCAGTCGACTGGCTCGCCTGCTGAAGCCTGGAGGAGTGATGCTGCTCAGAGACTACGGACGCTACGATATGGCTCAGCTCCGCTTTAAGAAAG GGAGGTGTCTGTCAGAGAACTTCTACGTTCGAGGCGATGGGACACGAGTGTATTTTTTCACGCAAG ACGAGCTTCACGAGCTGTTCGCCGGGGCCGGGCTGGAGAAAGTGCAGAGCCTCGTGGACAGAAGGCTGC